One Haloplanus vescus DNA window includes the following coding sequences:
- a CDS encoding DUF555 domain-containing protein produces MDCRVVVEAAVPVYDVATPDEAIRIAIAKTGEMLNPDLNYVEIEMGSRTSPSGEELPPAFIAADEALVALELEMKVFNVEQEEHASRIARKEIGQRLDNVPLSVLDVDTIESDDDEAESDAAEETESDAAEETDDEDDLIPEFEELVDE; encoded by the coding sequence ATGGACTGTCGAGTCGTCGTCGAGGCCGCAGTTCCGGTGTACGACGTAGCGACCCCCGACGAGGCGATCCGGATTGCCATCGCCAAGACCGGCGAGATGTTGAACCCGGACCTCAACTACGTCGAAATCGAGATGGGGTCTCGGACGTCGCCGTCGGGCGAAGAGCTGCCGCCCGCGTTCATCGCCGCCGACGAGGCACTCGTCGCACTCGAACTCGAGATGAAGGTGTTCAACGTCGAGCAAGAGGAACACGCCTCGCGCATCGCGCGCAAGGAAATCGGGCAGCGACTCGACAACGTGCCGCTCTCCGTGCTCGACGTGGATACTATCGAGTCAGACGACGACGAGGCGGAGTCCGACGCAGCGGAGGAGACAGAGTCCGACGCGGCCGAAGAAACCGACGACGAGGACGACCTGATTCCGGAGTTCGAAGAACTCGTCGACGAGTGA
- a CDS encoding arsenate-mycothiol transferase ArsC: MTESPTRLGFVCVQNAGRSQMATAFAERERERRGLDVEILTGGTHPADHVHDVVVDAMREIGVDISGRTPREITDDELRSCDHVATMGCSTLDLGDVDTVVRDWALDDPDGSDPERVREIRDEVERRVVALFDDIESA, encoded by the coding sequence ATGACAGAGTCACCCACCCGACTCGGATTCGTCTGCGTACAGAACGCCGGCCGCTCGCAGATGGCGACTGCCTTCGCCGAACGCGAACGCGAGCGTCGCGGCCTCGACGTCGAAATCCTGACCGGCGGCACCCACCCCGCCGACCACGTCCACGACGTGGTCGTCGACGCGATGCGCGAGATAGGGGTCGACATCTCGGGGCGGACGCCGCGCGAAATCACCGACGACGAACTCCGGTCCTGTGACCACGTCGCCACGATGGGGTGTTCCACCCTCGACCTCGGCGATGTCGATACCGTCGTCCGCGACTGGGCGCTCGACGACCCGGACGGCTCGGACCCGGAGCGCGTCCGCGAGATTCGAGACGAGGTGGAGCGACGCGTCGTCGCCCTCTTCGACGACATCGAATCGGCGTAA
- the arsB gene encoding ACR3 family arsenite efflux transporter — protein sequence MSNAHEHGPNCDCASCGDPRGMDVLDKYLTVWILGAMAVGVGVGYAVPSVTEPIGNLHLVELGLIVMMYPPLAKADYSRLWTVFRNWRVLSLSLVQNWLIGPTLMFGLAVVFFGGVVPGLPARPEYFLGLVFIGMARCIAMVLVWNELAEGSTEYVTGLVAFNSIFQIVTYGVYVWLFGLVIPPLLGLESLVAGVTTFDVTPMQVFRAIAIFLGIPFAAGILTRYVGTRVKGETWYDEEFVPRIDPLTLVALLFTVIVMFATQGGAIVASPGDVLLIAVPLTIYFVVMFLVSFGMGRSIGADYSTTTAIGFTAASNNFELAIAVAVAVFGVGSGVAFTTVVGPLIEVPVLLALVNVALYFQRRFDWRGRTDDQPTTTSD from the coding sequence ATGAGTAACGCCCACGAGCACGGCCCGAACTGCGACTGTGCGAGCTGTGGCGACCCGCGGGGGATGGACGTCCTGGACAAGTACCTCACCGTCTGGATTCTCGGCGCGATGGCCGTCGGCGTCGGCGTGGGGTACGCCGTGCCGTCGGTGACGGAGCCAATCGGGAACCTCCATCTCGTCGAACTCGGCCTCATCGTGATGATGTACCCGCCGCTGGCGAAGGCAGATTACTCGCGACTGTGGACGGTCTTTCGGAACTGGCGCGTCCTCAGCCTGAGCCTCGTCCAGAATTGGCTCATCGGCCCGACGCTCATGTTCGGCCTCGCCGTCGTCTTCTTCGGCGGCGTCGTCCCCGGCCTGCCCGCGCGGCCCGAATACTTCCTCGGCCTCGTGTTCATCGGCATGGCCCGGTGTATCGCGATGGTGCTCGTCTGGAACGAACTCGCCGAGGGGTCGACGGAGTACGTCACCGGGCTGGTGGCGTTCAACAGCATCTTTCAAATCGTCACCTACGGCGTCTACGTCTGGCTGTTCGGCCTCGTCATCCCGCCGCTACTCGGTCTCGAATCACTGGTCGCCGGCGTCACCACCTTCGACGTGACGCCGATGCAGGTGTTCCGCGCCATCGCCATCTTCCTCGGAATCCCCTTCGCGGCCGGGATTCTCACGCGCTACGTCGGCACGCGAGTGAAGGGGGAGACGTGGTACGACGAGGAGTTCGTCCCCCGAATCGACCCGCTGACGCTCGTCGCCCTCCTCTTTACCGTCATCGTCATGTTCGCGACGCAGGGTGGCGCCATCGTCGCGTCACCCGGTGACGTGCTCCTCATCGCCGTTCCGCTCACGATTTACTTCGTCGTGATGTTCCTCGTGAGCTTCGGCATGGGGCGAAGCATCGGCGCGGACTACTCGACGACCACCGCCATCGGCTTCACGGCCGCCTCGAACAACTTCGAGCTCGCCATCGCCGTCGCCGTCGCGGTGTTCGGCGTCGGCTCCGGCGTCGCGTTCACCACCGTCGTCGGCCCGCTTATCGAGGTGCCCGTCCTACTCGCGCTGGTCAACGTCGCGCTCTACTTCCAGCGCCGATTCGACTGGCGTGGCCGAACCGACGACCAACCGACCACCACCTCCGACTGA
- a CDS encoding ArsR/SmtB family transcription factor, producing MSQGTERLRRYLDDELGECRAEDVEQRLDELGTLEATLGTAQARAELDVLSALASETRYTLARALVAAGEELCVCELHAVVDVSESGLSHALSTLVEAGLVESRKDGRWKKYRATNRAVALVTVLEGSVDE from the coding sequence ATGAGTCAAGGGACGGAACGACTCCGGCGGTATCTCGACGACGAACTCGGCGAGTGTCGGGCCGAAGACGTCGAGCAGCGACTCGACGAACTCGGTACGCTCGAAGCGACGCTGGGGACGGCACAGGCGCGGGCCGAACTCGACGTGCTCTCGGCGCTCGCGAGCGAAACGCGCTACACGCTCGCGCGAGCGCTCGTCGCCGCCGGCGAGGAGCTCTGTGTCTGTGAGTTACACGCCGTAGTCGACGTGAGCGAGAGCGGCCTGAGTCACGCGCTCTCGACGCTCGTCGAGGCGGGACTGGTCGAGAGCCGGAAGGACGGCCGCTGGAAGAAGTACCGCGCGACGAACCGCGCCGTCGCGCTCGTGACGGTGCTGGAGGGAAGCGTCGATGAGTAA
- a CDS encoding ABC transporter ATP-binding protein — protein MSGDAVPAGDHDAPLSRVLTTHGRAHLPEFVLGGVASVFSIALELVPSYLLGVAIDVFFTNERPFSLPLIPDAWLPTATREQFVLLVGLAFGLYLTAAALAWVNSLAWNHFAQHLQHEVRTAAYRSVQGFELAFFEGTQTGEVMSVLNNDINQLEEFLTTGLHNAMRIVTRVVVIAAIMFWLNWQLAFVALLMVPLLVAVSVGFVRRIQPKYGAVRERVGTLNARLENNLGGIETVKAYTNEDFESGRVTDASRAYLDDQWDAIRVRVAFFPVLRVLTATGYALTFLLGGWWVLFGPPLVFTEPLSPGVLVTFLLYSRRFRYPMRRVGEVLDDYQYARAAAARILGIDERRPRLPESDDAVNLVDPDGRVAYEGVTFRYPGTEEVVLDDVTFTVDPGQFVGVVGPTGAGKTTLLKLLLRFYDADSGSVRIDGHDVRDLTRASLREAVGYVSQEPYLFHGTVAENVRYGRADADRAAVIEASKRAGAHEFVAELPDGYDTTVGERGVKLSGGQRQRLAIARALLTDPDLFVLDEATSHVDNETESVIRRQLADLTADRTTFAIAHRLSTVRDADQILVLDDGRLVEQGTHEELLARDGLYADLWAVQVGSVEELPERFADGAG, from the coding sequence GTGTCCGGGGACGCCGTACCGGCGGGCGACCACGACGCACCGCTCAGTCGCGTGCTGACGACGCACGGCCGCGCCCATCTCCCCGAATTCGTCCTCGGCGGCGTCGCCAGCGTGTTCTCCATCGCGCTCGAACTCGTCCCCTCCTACCTGCTCGGCGTGGCCATCGACGTGTTCTTCACGAACGAGCGTCCCTTCTCGCTCCCGCTGATTCCGGACGCGTGGCTCCCCACCGCCACGCGCGAGCAGTTCGTCTTGCTCGTCGGCCTCGCGTTCGGTCTGTATCTCACCGCCGCGGCGCTCGCGTGGGTCAACAGTCTGGCGTGGAACCACTTCGCCCAACACCTCCAACACGAGGTGCGGACCGCGGCCTATCGGTCGGTCCAGGGGTTCGAACTCGCCTTCTTCGAGGGGACCCAGACCGGCGAGGTGATGAGCGTCCTCAACAACGACATCAACCAACTCGAGGAGTTCCTGACGACGGGGCTCCACAACGCGATGCGTATCGTCACGCGCGTCGTCGTCATCGCGGCCATCATGTTCTGGCTGAACTGGCAGCTCGCGTTCGTTGCCCTGCTGATGGTCCCGCTTCTCGTCGCCGTCTCCGTGGGGTTCGTGCGCCGCATCCAGCCCAAATACGGCGCCGTCCGCGAGCGAGTGGGGACGCTCAACGCCCGCTTGGAGAACAACCTCGGCGGCATCGAGACGGTGAAAGCCTACACGAACGAGGACTTCGAGAGCGGACGCGTCACCGACGCGTCGCGCGCGTATCTCGACGACCAGTGGGACGCCATCCGCGTCCGCGTCGCCTTCTTCCCCGTCCTTCGGGTGCTCACCGCCACCGGCTACGCGCTCACCTTCCTGCTCGGCGGGTGGTGGGTGCTCTTTGGCCCGCCGCTGGTCTTCACCGAACCCCTCTCGCCGGGCGTCCTCGTCACCTTCCTCCTCTACAGCCGCCGGTTTCGCTACCCGATGCGACGCGTCGGCGAGGTGCTCGACGACTACCAGTACGCCCGCGCCGCCGCCGCGCGCATCCTCGGCATCGACGAGCGCCGCCCCCGACTCCCCGAGTCCGACGACGCCGTCAACCTCGTCGACCCAGACGGCCGCGTCGCCTACGAGGGCGTCACCTTCCGCTACCCCGGCACCGAGGAAGTCGTCCTCGATGACGTGACGTTCACCGTCGACCCCGGCCAGTTCGTCGGCGTCGTCGGCCCCACGGGCGCGGGCAAGACGACGCTCCTGAAGCTCCTCCTCCGATTCTACGACGCAGACTCCGGGTCGGTTCGCATCGACGGCCACGACGTGCGCGACCTGACGCGCGCCAGTCTCCGCGAGGCCGTCGGCTACGTGAGTCAGGAGCCGTACCTGTTCCACGGCACCGTCGCGGAGAACGTCCGGTACGGGCGGGCCGACGCCGACCGTGCGGCGGTAATCGAGGCGTCGAAACGCGCCGGCGCCCACGAGTTCGTCGCCGAGTTGCCCGACGGCTACGACACCACCGTGGGTGAACGCGGCGTGAAGCTCTCGGGCGGCCAGCGCCAACGCCTCGCTATCGCGCGGGCGCTCCTGACCGACCCCGACCTGTTCGTCCTCGACGAGGCGACGAGCCACGTCGACAACGAGACGGAGTCGGTGATTCGCCGCCAACTCGCCGACCTGACCGCCGACCGGACCACCTTCGCCATCGCGCACCGCCTCTCGACGGTGCGCGACGCGGACCAGATTCTCGTCCTCGACGACGGCCGACTGGTCGAGCAGGGCACCCACGAGGAACTCCTCGCGCGCGACGGTCTGTACGCCGACCTCTGGGCCGTCCAGGTGGGCTCGGTCGAGGAGTTGCCCGAGCGCTTCGCCGACGGTGCGGGCTAG
- a CDS encoding DNA-3-methyladenine glycosylase family protein, whose protein sequence is MERGAIPLADIGPFDLQATVESGQSYLWDRADGGMYDQTDAHGGDAWYETVVPPIEGVGNDRAVVRVRQTDDRLEWESTTDAVPLLTHLLRLDDDLDAILAATPDDPLLDRAYDAYRGMRLVRDPPFPCLVSFICSAQMRVSRIHRMQRALARTYGDELVVDGETYHAFPTPSQLAAPSEGALRDLKLGYRAPYVQRTASMVAGGEATPEDARGRDYEDARTYLTQFVGVGEKVADCVLLFSLDYLEAVPLDTWIRSAIADHYPDCDRGSYADTSRAIRERLGGAYAGYAQTYLFYYLRAGGE, encoded by the coding sequence ATGGAACGCGGCGCCATCCCCCTCGCCGATATCGGCCCGTTCGACCTGCAGGCGACCGTCGAGAGCGGGCAGAGCTACCTCTGGGACCGGGCGGACGGAGGGATGTACGACCAGACCGACGCCCACGGCGGCGACGCGTGGTACGAGACGGTCGTGCCACCCATCGAGGGCGTGGGCAACGACCGCGCCGTCGTCCGCGTGCGCCAGACCGACGACCGACTGGAGTGGGAGTCGACCACCGACGCCGTTCCGCTCTTGACCCACCTCCTGCGCTTGGATGACGACTTGGACGCCATCCTCGCGGCGACGCCCGACGACCCGCTCTTGGACCGCGCGTACGACGCCTACCGCGGCATGCGACTGGTCCGGGACCCACCTTTCCCCTGTCTCGTCTCCTTCATCTGCTCGGCTCAGATGCGCGTCTCGCGCATCCACCGGATGCAACGTGCACTCGCGCGGACGTACGGCGACGAACTCGTCGTCGACGGGGAGACGTACCACGCCTTCCCGACGCCGAGCCAACTCGCGGCGCCCAGCGAGGGCGCCCTCCGCGACCTGAAACTCGGGTATCGCGCGCCCTACGTCCAGCGCACGGCGTCGATGGTCGCCGGGGGCGAGGCCACGCCGGAGGACGCTCGCGGCCGCGACTACGAGGACGCGCGGACGTATCTCACGCAGTTCGTGGGCGTGGGGGAGAAGGTGGCCGACTGCGTCCTCTTGTTCTCGCTCGACTATCTCGAAGCGGTGCCGCTCGATACGTGGATTCGCTCGGCTATCGCCGACCACTACCCCGACTGCGACCGGGGGTCGTACGCCGACACCTCGCGAGCGATTCGCGAACGCCTCGGCGGCGCGTACGCCGGCTACGCCCAGACGTATCTGTTCTACTACCTCCGCGCTGGCGGGGAGTGA
- a CDS encoding UPF0058 family protein: MKKQELIHLHGLLAEVEKQCAAWHDDEIDLTAYEEMGVRPTSIHKSKTDHKAAVFKLAKGITSSLDTTEERVAPHAD; this comes from the coding sequence ATGAAGAAGCAGGAGCTCATTCACCTGCACGGCCTCCTCGCGGAGGTAGAGAAACAGTGCGCAGCGTGGCATGACGACGAAATTGACCTGACCGCCTATGAGGAGATGGGGGTACGACCCACATCGATTCACAAATCGAAGACGGACCACAAGGCGGCTGTTTTCAAACTGGCAAAAGGCATCACTTCTTCCTTGGATACGACCGAGGAGCGCGTCGCTCCTCACGCAGACTGA
- a CDS encoding translation initiation factor IF-2 subunit beta has product MDYEDSLERALTETPEVGDAADRFQVPDPDVRPEGNVTIYENFQATYDRLNRDEEHLLKFFQSELGTSASIDDRGRARFTGDFKQSRVADALDEYVESFVTCSECESPDTRLVEEQGATVLKCDACGALSAIPDL; this is encoded by the coding sequence ATGGATTACGAAGATAGTCTCGAACGCGCGCTCACCGAGACGCCCGAAGTCGGCGACGCGGCCGACCGATTTCAGGTCCCCGACCCCGACGTTCGACCCGAGGGCAACGTAACCATCTACGAGAACTTTCAGGCCACCTACGACCGACTGAACCGAGACGAGGAGCACCTCCTCAAGTTCTTCCAGTCGGAACTCGGCACCAGCGCAAGCATCGACGACCGAGGGCGAGCGCGCTTCACCGGCGACTTCAAGCAGTCGCGCGTGGCGGACGCTCTCGACGAGTACGTCGAATCGTTCGTGACGTGTTCCGAGTGTGAGTCGCCCGACACGCGGCTGGTCGAAGAGCAGGGCGCCACGGTACTGAAATGCGACGCCTGCGGGGCGCTGTCCGCAATCCCCGACCTCTAA
- a CDS encoding DUF7836 family putative zinc-binding protein, with protein sequence MVEAFVRLVCPECDKDWEEAPTDLPSHRKNFSCPDCHATRRLAEFMRTERDLELVKQFEE encoded by the coding sequence ATGGTCGAAGCGTTTGTCAGACTGGTGTGTCCCGAATGTGACAAGGACTGGGAGGAGGCGCCGACAGACCTGCCCAGTCACCGGAAGAACTTCAGTTGCCCAGACTGCCACGCGACCCGACGGCTCGCGGAGTTCATGCGGACCGAACGGGACCTGGAACTCGTCAAGCAGTTCGAGGAGTAG